Part of the Rhizoctonia solani chromosome 2, complete sequence genome is shown below.
tTAGCCACTTGCCACCTGTAATAGTATCCATAGCAATTGGATGTGGTGTTTGTAGATGTTATGAATTGCATCCGAGAGACACGTGCCGTGCGCCCGAGGTCGCTTGTTAGCTGTCGTCGCCCACGGGTTGGACGAAACATCTGGCGGTCGATTGGACTTGGAGTGTTCTGACCGCAGCACATGAGATGGCCTCGAGCCAAGCTAGTAAGCATGTGTGTGGGCAGCATCTGTCGTGTGCTGATGTTGTTTGCAGCCACCTCTTCTCCGCACCCGCCCCATACCGCGGGCCCCAGCACTGCGTCGTCGAGCACGACTAGTCCGACGGGCACGCACTCTACCGTAGCCACCACTATTGGCAATCGCCACCGCTCCTGGGACGAGGACAAGCAGTGCGTAGTCTCTTTTATTCCCATTATCTCCCGTATTTACCCTCCCTAGTCTGCACTTGTACATTCTCGACTACTGCCGTCGCCGCAAGTTCGCCGAGACAGCCTCGGCATTCGAGCGCGAGGCACGCATCTCTCCCGACTCCAGACCCAACTTTGACGCCCCCCAGGGACTGCTATTCGAGTGCGTGTTCGCCCATATGCTCTCTTCCGGTCCCTACTGATACTGCCCAGATGGTGGATTGTCTTTTGGGAGACATTCAACTCACAGCGCTCCCACCTTGTTCCCCCCGGCCAGGGCGAGTCGGGTCCCGTCTATGTCAATGTGCGTCGCTTGTTTGTTTACCCATCTCTCTACTGACTTTTCTCTCCCCATCTTGTTTGTTTTTCCCTTGCGGCGCTGTGCTTGCTCGACTCCCCACCATCGCCAATCCCACGCGCTACCATGCCCGGTCCTCCAACTGCTGTCTGATCTCCCTCCGGCATCCCCATGCGGCCCGAACACACGGATCACTTTTCATTCCATAtctcccccctccacctccacccccaTCTATTCACTCGCTCTCGTATCTCCTTGCCGCGTCTCGAACACTCGCTTCTCGACCGGGATCAAATCCGGAACTGCTTCTCCGCCCGGACACTATTTACTCCGACTTCCCGCCGGCATCGATCTCATCCGATTATTCTTTTGGGACGACTCGGTTCGTCTCCTCTGTGTGTTTTCGATGACATATGCCGTCCCGACATGTGCGCTTAGACCATGGCTCGCCTACGAAAACTCGCCATGCACGAAAAGGATGAACAGAACAGAACACGTTCCATGAGTATGAGCATGACTGGTCACTCTCATCCGATGATGGCCGGCATCGCCCCGAGCATCAACGGTTCGGGAACAGCCAGCACCATGTCTACTCCTGCCATGGCCAATATGCCCAATCCCTTGGCCGGCCCACGGCCTCAAAGCCAAGCGAGCGGCAGGATCCCCCAGCAGCCCGGAATGGGCCAGCCCGGTCAACCAGGCATGGGTCCCGGCGCCTCTGGTCAACCCGGCATGGGTCCCCAGCAGCAAGGCCCAGGCATGCCACCAGGCCAAATGAACGGCCCTCCCCAGCAACCTGGCATGGCCGGCCCCCCACAAGGAATGGGcctccaaggccaacagAGACCGCAACAGCCTGGAATGGGCATGCCACCAGGTCCCATGCAAATGACACCCAGTGCGTTGCTTTTCGCCCAGCCTCAAGGTTACTTATTCACCTTCCTTTCTAGGTATGACACACGCATCAACACCCCACGCCTCGACGCCCTCGGCTCCACATATCTCTTCTAGCCCGTCTCCGGTCCCGACTCCACCCCAGACTTTCCCAGGCGGACCGGGTCCTGGGCCATCGCCCCAGCAAACCCAGTTTAATCCACAATTTAATCCTTCGCAACCGCCGTTTTCAGGTCCCAACGGGCCTGGTGCAGGTCAACCTCCGTTCCCAGGCCAGCCTGGCCAGTTCCAGGGCGGTCCGGGTGGTAACCAACAGCAGTTCAGGCCAGGTCCAGGACAGTCCGGTCCTCCAGGACAAAACGGACCGTTCCCCTCGGGCTCTGGTCCTGCGTTCCAGCCAGGCGCCAACGGACCAGGTCCGGCCAGTCAGAACTTTGGACCCGGCCAACAAGGCTTCCCGCCTGGAGCTCCTGGCTCTCAACCTTTCCAACCAGGTCCGGGCGGACAGTTTTCGGGTGGACCGAGCGGGACTGGCTTCCCGCCCAACGCGAGACCGGTGCAAGGTCCAGGCGGCATGTTTAACCAAACACCCGATTGGGCGCAGCGGCCTCCGCCCAACAACAACATGGGGCCCGGCGGTCCTGAACAGGGTCGACGACCGGATGGATCCTGGCCCGACGACGGACGACCGAGGCCTGGTCCGGGTGGGATGATGGGCCAGCCGCCGAGCAAGATGGGGCCGAATCCGGGCATGCTGAGGTATCCGCCCGGACCCCCGCAAATGATGGGCATGAACGGACCTCAGCCTGGGATGGGAGGAGGGCCGCAACAACAGCAGATGGGCGGGCCTCAACAGATGGGTGGTCTGCCGATGGGTGGACCCCAGCCTTCGCCGAAAGAAGATCCTCGGAGCATCACGCCACAGCAAACTCAAGCCGGATGGACGAACGAGGGTGGAGTGAATATGCAACGGCGGCCAGGTGTGGCCGGCCAGGGGGGTCAAATGGGGCCGTAAGTGTATTTCTGAGCCAAGGCGGGGGGCGAGAGGGCGGAGTCAATGGAATCGATATTTATTTAATTTTTTTTCTCGTGTGTGTTTATAGGTCTGGAATGCCGGGGCCGGGACCGGGACGAGGGTTTAATCCCCAAGGTCCGCCACAGGGGCCGGGACAGCAGGGGCAAGGACAGAAACGACCTGTGTCGCCTCCTCCGGCTGCGACCATGAGCTTGGGCGGGTCGCCGCCTGATCCTAAGCGCCCGAGACCGAACGATCCTGGACCGGGCGCCTTGGTCGAGTCGAGGACCGGGCCGGATGGGAGGCCCACTTCGTCCAAAGGTGGACCGCCGTTCCAGGGcatgcagcagcagcagggCAATCCGGGTATGAATGGCCAAGGGCCCAACCCCCAGCAACAGCGATTACAAGTGAGTGGCTCGGCCAAGCTAGATCAGCGTTGGTTCAACTTACACACAGGCCGATCAGCAATATACTATGGAGATGCGCGGCGCGATACTGAGGCAAGGAGGCCCCCAGGCGCCGCCGTTTGCAAAGAACCCGGGCCAGGTGAACGGTGCAGGTCCTGGGCAACGAGGATCGAGGCCGCCTGACGCGCCGTCTCCCGCGTCTGGTGGTGACAGCGCTGGCCAACCACGGCAGGTGATGAACGTCAAGGGCCAAGCGAGCGGCTCGATGGGTCCCCCCGCCTCCCCCAGTCTAACGCATCGTAATGTAGGAGGGGTGAAAAAGCCGGAGAGCGCGGGGAGTAGTCCGGCACTCGCGTCGAGCACGGTCCCGAATGGAATGAACAATCCCGGAGATCGAAGTCATACGCCCGTCAAGCCGTCGGATACCCACTCGCCCATGCCGGTGCCCATGGTCCGCCCGCAGAGCGCCCAACCGGCGATGAACCAAGGTCCATCGGGTATTCCCCCTCCACCACCCGGGTCGGCGCCACCTATGTTCCCTCCGGCCCAGTCCCCATCGAACGGCATCCTCACGTTTGACGGCAAGTTTGGGGACCAGTTTGATTTCTCGGGCGGGATGGATTTTCCGACCTTTGGGAATGACATTCTAGCGGACATGGACCCAATGTTCGGCATCGACAGCGTTGGTTGGACAAACGACGATTAAGTTCTTTCGATTTCTTCGACCTCCCCTCTCTTTGTTTGCTTGTTTGTTTTTTTCCCCCTCCAAAAATAGCGTTTGTTCTATGGCGTGCAACTGTTGTTTATGGTGTGTAGTTCACCCTCCCTCCCCTCCGCCCCAAAGTCTATGGTGTATCTTCGTCCGCATGTTCTTTGTGTTTCGTCTTACATTATTTGCTGTCCCTTGCCCACCTCTTGTCCTAGACTGCACTCCTTGCTATCTCCATGAACGCCCCCCACTCGACTCTCATGTcctttccctttcctccTCCGATCCGCCTCCCCCCATGTTCTATTGCGTGCGTGCGTACGTGTGCGTGCGCGTGTGGTTTTGCCATCGTCGTTGTCCTCGTTATTTTTTGTTCTTTTTGTCTATTTTCAGAATGTGCGCTTTGTAACAGTAATAATCTTTCCGCTGGATTTAAACATTTTTCTCTCTAGCTAAGCTCTCGACACtcctttctttttttctctcttccTTCTCTTTGTGTTTAGGCCAGTTTAGCTGGTTTGGATGTGTGTGAGCGAGGACGCATGGGTTGTGTATTTATGTTTCGATTTTCTCTGAATGTGATGTGATGCCATGGTTTGTGTGTGTGACGCGCGGTTCGTATGGTGCCTCGTCGCTTCAAACGGTGAGTGTATGGTCTGTTTTCTGCGGTGGAGCGTGCACATGTGGCGGTGGAACATAAATATGTATACTGATAACCCTAGGTATCTATTGTGTGATAGGGCTAGTTCCTCGAGGACTTTGATAGAGGATTGATGGGCGGCAGTTTCGGGGTTGTTCTTTTGATGTTCTTTTGTGGTCTTGGGCCCGGTTTTGAATGTGCACTGCCTGGTACGAATGTCATGTATATTGCGAGGCGGAATGGTATGCGCGCTCTGGAAACATCTAGTTATACCACTTTCTTAGATTGTTCTCGGATATTCAAGCTGCTGAATTATATACATTGAAGCAGCGTTCACCCCGATTCCTAAACTGTATCCTTTTCACGGGTTTGCCCTCGAGGAAATCCTTCAAGTCTCCAAGCGCTCGGACCTCGTGCGATTCCTGTCTCTGTGTCCATGTGAGGGATTATATTAACGTCGTGGAATGTAGATAACTTGGGATTTACTTGAGGGTCGTTCGGATGGACGCCAAGACCATCAGCATAGAGCTATCAGTAACAACCGGATCAGCCGTCATACATCTCTTCTGCACTTGAGAACTTCAATCTCTCAGAGACATCTTGTCTATGTCCGGATAGTACTCTGTCGGCGTCCTTTACCGGGTTTCACGAGTGAGACAAGATTCGTTTCGTAGGGAATGCCCTCGCCGATTTTGCAAGGTGTACAAAAACCGATCCCACTCATACCAATGATGTCAAGCGTCAATGCGCTCGGATGATGAGCCGGTGCGAGCCCACTTCTTCTATTTTCCTTTTCATACATTACATTACGCAATAGAAAATTGGCGGCACGCAGAGATGAAGAGATAAAGCGCAGTCGCTGCCGTTGCGTCATCAATTGCTCCGGGGCGTATTGCTTACGCCTATCCCGCGAGCTTTGCGGGCGGTAACATCAATTTGACCATACCTAGCGCCATTATGCGCGATACATTTGATAGATGAAGGTAACTCCTCGATCGGTTCCTTACCGAAAATGCCAATGAAATCTGCCGATGCGTTGTGTCGGTAGATACCAATAATATTAGCGTAGGTGGTGGATGGCTCGTCAGAATTGAGCGCGCGATTTAGATTTTATAAGCTGTAATTGGACAAGTGGATCGAGATATGGATAATGGCTGCTAGTTTACTTACAATAATCTCGGCAACAAGTGTAATCATCATTTGGCATCTTCACTTACCCAGACGAGGTCTCTCACAGGCATTGGTCAGACGCATTGGACTAGCTGCGTATGTGAGCTATTATTAGTACATGTCACAGATGAGAACTTTGGTTGGGGCCATTTTTGTAGGTCAACAGAGTATAGATGGGCCAAAGGGGCAATGAAGAAACTGGGGTTTCTTTAATGCGCTAGCTGTTTTATATACGTTGGTACGTTAGTCGACACAGTCCTAATTTCAACGACGGTGTAAATACCTTGGGCCGACATCCGAGAAACGGCGCCGAGTGACAGCATAAGTCACGGGACAATCTGGAGCTTTCCAGTACCATTTCGGCGTCGGACACCCTTCGTCAGCGCTTACGACTGACAAAGATTGAGATAGTCAGCACGGTGTATTCGTGAGCTTTTGCGCAATCCAATGATTAGGAACACTCATGCTGACTGATTTATGCGGATTGCGTTCTGTCACATTCATTCCAGAGCATATGACGTGACTTATGGAACGTAATAGAACTCCGAAACCGAGAACAGGGGGTATTTAAATGCTTCGAAGATCGCACACAACTCGACCATCCCAACTTTCAACCTCGATAGACCTATTGAACCTCATCTTCTGACACCATGGCTCAGCACAAGGCATCCTTCCTTCTTGAGAAGCACGGTAAACTTGAAGTGAAGACTCGCCCTACCCCTACCCCACAAAAGAACCAAGCTCTTGTCAAGGTCACTGCCGCTGCGAGTAAGTCCTTGGCCCAAGTGTGTATATACTTTCTTGACTGAATGGTGGTTTCTCAGTCAACCCTGTCGATTGGAAGGTTGGTGCATGTTTATTGTGTTCGATCTGCCCATCTTTAATTATTAATTGTGTAGATCATCGACTACGGTATCTTTTTACAAAATTTCCCCGCCGTTCTAGGAACCGATGGAGCTGGGGTCGTCGAAGCAGTGGGCCCGGAGGTGAATGATTTTAAGGTCGGAGATAGAATGTTAGGTTTCACAGTTTACAGCCTTTGTTATCCATCTGATCTTCCTGCACAGTTTTTTCCAGGGAGCATACGGTCGTGATGACGAAACAACGTTCCAAGAGAAAGCGATTGTCCAGACCGATATTATTGCTAAGATCCCAGACAACATCACCGACGACCAGGCATCGACCATCCCAGTCGCTGCTGTTGCCGCACTGGTCGGCCTCTTTCAGAAGACTGGCATCGAGGTGCCAGTGAATGGTCCCACCGCCAACGGAAAGGGGGTTCTGATTCTGGGAGGAAGTTCATCCGTTGGTCAATTTGGTGGGTGATATCACAGGAGGTTTACTCCCCGTTATTTACCAACTTCGGGCTTGATCAAGCTATTCAACTCGCTCGTATCGCTGGCTTCTCGCCTATTGTTACGACTGCGTCGGCCCAACACAATGACTTCCTCGGGTCGCTCGGAGCAACTCATGTATTTGATCGCGACGTGGATGCAAAGACTGTCCAATCTGCTTTCTCTACGCCAGTCGCTCTTGTTGTAGACTCAATCTCCCAGGCTTCGACTCAGGAGCTTGCTTTCGAGGTCTTGACTACCCCCTCGTCCGTGCAGGGCGCCCATCTCGCTATTGTGCTCCGCCCGCCGATTCGGTCAAAGAGAAAAATTCTGGAGACAAAATCACCGTGCATAACATCTTTGGTAGCTCCCATCAGTTCAGGGACCTAAGCGTACCATTCTGGCAAACTGTCGGGCAGTGGATCAAGGATGAGAAGCTTGTACCTAACCGGGTACAAGTTGTGAAGGGAGGTCTTGCCGCGGTACCAGAAGCTTTGGATCTTTCGCGCAAGGGTGTGAGCGGTGTGAAGCTTGTAATCCACCCTCAAGAGTGAGGGCAAGGAACCAACTACTTGTACTTGTATAATAGTGTTGAATATAAACAAATTCAGCTGTCTGATAACATAGCAAGCGACGGGTTGAGGATGTTTTAACTTAAGACTATCAATTATACTGGCCTACAATACAATGACCGCAATTGGCGCGCTCAAATCGTGGACACACCTGAAAAGGAATACATCAAAGGTATCACACACCCATACTTAAAACTCAGATGGATACATAGGCACCATGAAGATGAGCATAAAAGCAGTCTTTTACATACTTAAATATCTCAGAGGTGATTGTCCTATATTTGACCGGGTTGAGACCTTGAGTCGAGGCTCAGGACTTGGGGGATCAAT
Proteins encoded:
- a CDS encoding transcriptional corepressor LEUNIG — its product is MASSQATTSSPHPPHTAGPSTASSSTTSPTGTHSTVATTIGNRHRSWDEDKHLHLYILDYCRRRKFAETASAFEREARISPDSRPNFDAPQGLLFEWWIVFWETFNSQRSHLVPPGQGESGPVYVNVRRLFVYPSLY
- a CDS encoding transcriptional corepressor LEUNIG, translated to MARLRKLAMHEKDEQNRTRSMSMSMTGHSHPMMAGIAPSINGSGTASTMSTPAMANMPNPLAGPRPQSQASGRIPQQPGMGQPGQPGMGPGASGQPGMGPQQQGPGMPPGQMNGPPQQPGMAGPPQGMGLQGQQRPQQPGMGMPPGPMQMTPSMTHASTPHASTPSAPHISSSPSPVPTPPQTFPGGPGPGPSPQQTQFNPQFNPSQPPFSGPNGPGAGQPPFPGQPGQFQGGPGGNQQQFRPGPGQSGPPGQNGPFPSGSGPAFQPGANGPGPASQNFGPGQQGFPPGAPGSQPFQPGPGGQFSGGPSGTGFPPNARPVQGPGGMFNQTPDWAQRPPPNNNMGPGGPEQGRRPDGSWPDDGRPRPGPGGMMGQPPSKMGPNPGMLRYPPGPPQMMGMNGPQPGMGGGPQQQQMGGPQQMGGLPMGGPQPSPKEDPRSITPQQTQAGWTNEGGVNMQRRPGVAGQGGQMGPSGMPGPGPGRGFNPQGPPQGPGQQGQGQKRPVSPPPAATMSLGGSPPDPKRPRPNDPGPGALVESRTGPDGRPTSSKGGPPFQGMQQQQGNPGMNGQGPNPQQQRLQADQQYTMEMRGAILRQGGPQAPPFAKNPGQVNGAGPGQRGSRPPDAPSPASGGDSAGQPRQVMNVKGQASGSMGPPASPSLTHRNVGGVKKPESAGSSPALASSTVPNGMNNPGDRSHTPVKPSDTHSPMPVPMVRPQSAQPAMNQGPSGIPPPPPGSAPPMFPPAQSPSNGILTFDGKFGDQFDFSGGMDFPTFGNDILADMDPMFGIDSVGWTNDD
- a CDS encoding Zinc-binding dehydrogenase; amino-acid sequence: MAQHKASFLLEKHGKLEVKTRPTPTPQKNQALVKVTAAAINPVDWKIIDYGIFLQNFPAVLGTDGAGVVEAVGPEVNDFKVGDRIFFQGAYGRDDETTFQEKAIVQTDIIAKIPDNITDDQASTIPVAAVAALVGLFQKTGIEVPVNGPTANGKGVLILGGSSSVGQFAIQLARIAGFSPIVTTASAQHNDFLGSLGATHVFDRDVDAKTVQSAFSTPVALVVDSISQASTQELAFEVLTTPSSVQGAHLAIVLRPPIRSHQFRDLSVPFWQTVGQWIKDEKLVPNRVQVVKGGLAAVPEALDLSRKGHKASFLLEKHGKLEVTAAAINPVDWKVKNFPAVLGLDGAGVVEAVGPEVTGFKVGDRVFFEGIYRSSDETTFQEKTIVETDLISKIPGNITDDQASTIPVVLLLRFLVSSKILALIASVGQFAIQLARIAGFSPIVTTASAQHNDFLKSLGATHVFGRDVDANTIQSAFSTPVALVLDAISTNSTQSLAFDILTTPSLAPVAHLAIVLPLADSVKEKNRGDKVTWIKDEKLVPNRVQVVKGGLAAVPEALDLSRKGVSGVKVVIHPQD